Proteins encoded in a region of the Longimicrobium sp. genome:
- the rplV gene encoding 50S ribosomal protein L22: protein MQARAIARGVGMSPRKMRLVLDLIRGRGVNEAYAILKFSKKGATRPIEKTLRSAVANAVQKADQAQSYLDADELVVREAYVNEGPRLKRFSPRAMGRATPIIKRTSHVTIIVDRKE from the coding sequence ATGCAGGCTCGTGCCATCGCCCGCGGCGTCGGGATGTCGCCGCGCAAGATGCGGCTGGTCCTGGACCTGATCCGCGGCCGCGGCGTGAACGAAGCGTACGCCATCCTCAAGTTCTCGAAGAAGGGCGCCACGCGCCCCATCGAGAAGACCCTCCGCTCCGCCGTGGCCAACGCGGTGCAGAAGGCCGACCAGGCACAGAGCTACCTGGACGCCGACGAGCTGGTGGTTCGCGAGGCGTACGTAAACGAGGGTCCGCGGCTGAAGCGGTTCTCGCCCCGTGCCATGGGCCGGGCGACGCCGATCATCAAGCGGACCAGCCACGTCACCATCATCGTCGACCGCAAGGAGTAG